GGAGCGTCCTCTCCGGGATGCCGGACATGCCTGCGATCTCCGGGACGGTGAAGACGGGCCTGCTGAACATCGCGTCCACGGCCGGGACCGGGACGCGGCCCCCGTACGCCGCTGCCATGGATACGAGCAGTTCCTCCCGCAGGTCGATCAGGGATGTGATGAGTTCGATGTCGGCATCTGCCTGGATCCTGAGCGCCTCGATGAACCACGAAGTCCAGCCGTTCCAGTCGCCAGAGCGGGAGATCCCCTGCAGGCGCAGGTAGTATTCCTCCCGGTTCGACTCGAGGTGCCGGCTGACCATGGGGAACGGCCTCCGTACCGCTCCCCTCGCCATCAGGAGGATGGGCACGAACATCCTCCCTATCCTCCCGTTGCCGTCCCTGAAGGGGTGCACCAGTTCGAATCTCGCGTGGAACAGCGCCGCGGCCACCAGGGGATCCACATCCGCCCTGCCGGCCTCGCCGATCGCCCTTTCCAGGAGTCCCCGCACATCTTCGGCCGGTGGCGGGACATATGTGGCGTTCTCGATGGTTCCTCCGCGCCCGATCCACACCGGCTCGGTCCTGAGCATCCCGGGTCTGGCCCTCCCGCCCCGGCCGCTCGCCTCCATCAGGACCCGGTGGGCTTCCAGCAGCGCCTCGAGGTTCAGGCCGTCCGTGCAGGCCATCTCGGCGCCCGTCATCGCCGCGAGATAGGCCCTGGCCTCCAGGTCGTCGTCACTGGACCCTGCCGAGGATTCCAGCATCGAATCGAGCGTTGTCCGGCTGCCCTCGATCCTGGAGGAAAGCATGGCCTCGCCTATCCTGAGCGGAGCCAGGAGATGATCCGGGCACGGCATGAGCGAGACGAAGGCGTCGAGGCGACCAACAGCCCTCTCCGCGGAGCCGATGAGCGGCGACAGAGCCCCGTGGTCGAGCCGCGGAGGGGCGACGATCCAGGCGAACTGTGATCTGGTCATGCCCTAAGATGACCTTGTCGGCCAGATCAGGCAAGCATGGCCGTTATTGCCGGTTTGCCGGCCAGATCATCGATTTCGCTATGCGAAGTCGCCGCGAAGCGCAACAGGAGTATCCCTCAGGGAAATTGCGTGTGCGTGCCGTGTCTACCCCGAGGCGGATCAGGATGCCACTTCTCGACCGGAACGAAAGAAGGCTGCCGGAGAGTCTTCCGACAGCCTTCGTCCAGTATGGCTCCCTCTGATCGACACTCTCATGGACTGCGGGGAGTCTCCTCCAAAAGCTACTCTATGACCACGAAGCGCTCGCTGCCTCGAACTCCCAGACCCTCATTCGCACGAAATAGATGCCCGTGAAGAGGTTACCGAGCTGGATCGAGTGCCAGCCCGGCTGGAACTCCGCAGCGATGACGGCCTTCACTATGCGGCCCGACATCTCGAAGACAGAGAACTCGACGGCACATGCATCAGGCAGGCCACTGTACGCCTGGCCCGACAGACCAGAAATGCTGTGTTGCGGAACCAGTCGATGCTGACGAGAGAATGAGAAATGAGGCTAGTATGAACAGCTTCATGAACGCCTCCCTGCCGGAGAATCCGAAGCCATTCTCCGAGATGCATTGCAGCGACCAAGCAGGAGAGCCAGTCACTATGGAACCGGTATCTGAGCTCGAGGTGCAGCTATGCCCGCACGTCGTGCGTTGACCTTTCAGATGGAATCATGTCGAACAGGATGGCAGCAGCGATGCCGAATGCATTTGCCAGGTAGTCGAATGGATCGTAGACATTCGACATCACTCCGAAA
This is a stretch of genomic DNA from Candidatus Fermentibacter sp.. It encodes these proteins:
- a CDS encoding Fic family protein, producing MTRSQFAWIVAPPRLDHGALSPLIGSAERAVGRLDAFVSLMPCPDHLLAPLRIGEAMLSSRIEGSRTTLDSMLESSAGSSDDDLEARAYLAAMTGAEMACTDGLNLEALLEAHRVLMEASGRGGRARPGMLRTEPVWIGRGGTIENATYVPPPAEDVRGLLERAIGEAGRADVDPLVAAALFHARFELVHPFRDGNGRIGRMFVPILLMARGAVRRPFPMVSRHLESNREEYYLRLQGISRSGDWNGWTSWFIEALRIQADADIELITSLIDLREELLVSMAAAYGGRVPVPAVDAMFSRPVFTVPEIAGMSGIPERTLRRFVGFLSSEGTVEEIAPGAGRKAAVFRFTRLLALLRSKY